From Brachyhypopomus gauderio isolate BG-103 unplaced genomic scaffold, BGAUD_0.2 sc40, whole genome shotgun sequence, one genomic window encodes:
- the LOC143485886 gene encoding uncharacterized protein LOC143485886: MAGVEPSQRGKWVTSQQRSRSARAAANANASSCPPEHHSPVHVSNRFAPLSETPAEEPVSWTLVIGDSIVRHVKVAIPVGAPAVTVSCLPGARAQDISGNLRLLANKRFSRIVINVGANDICLRQSEVTKCNIKEVVKLAQTMSDGVICSGPIPMRRSDEQYSRLTSLNRWMSKWCSENQVGFINNWKEFEGKPGLLGRDGIHPTRDGIAHSLLVSGQSIIRSC; this comes from the exons atggctggtgtcg agccctcacagcggggcaaATGGGTGACGTCTCAGCAGCGTAGTCGGAgcgcgagggctgcagctaatGCTAACGCCAGCAGttgcccaccagagcaccactcaccagttcacgtgtccaacaggtttgccccgctcagtgaaacacccgctgaggagcctgtctcatggactctggtcataggagactctatagttcggcacgtgaaagtcgctattcctgtaggggctccagcggttacagttagttgtttaccgggagccagagcgcaggacattagtggcaaccttagactgttagccaataaacgattctctaggatagtcataaatgtaggggccaacgatatatgTCTGCGGCAATCAGAAGTGACTAAGTGTAatattaaagaggtggttaaactGGCCCAGACCATGTCTGATggcgtaatctgctctggccccatcccaatgcggcgcagtgatgagcaatacagcaggctcacgtcgttaaaccgctggatgtccaagtggtgctccgaaaatcaagtgggctttattaataattggaaagagtttgagggcaagcctggtcttttaggcagggacggcatccaccccacccgggatggcatagcccatagcctgttagttagtgggcagagtattattaggagctgctga